Within Actinomycetota bacterium, the genomic segment GTTGTTCCCCTTCCGGCCCCCGATTCCTGCAAGAACCTGCGCGAAGTTCGCACGCGGGGTGACCCGTTCGGACTACCGGCGCTCCAGCCGCATCGAGAACGCGCACGCCATCTCGTAGTTGATGGTCTCCGCCAGCTCCGCGACCTCGTCCATCGTGATCGACTCGCCGCCCTGCGCCCCCACGAGAACGGCCTCGTCGCCACGCTTGACCTCGACGCCCCTCGGCACCTCGACCATG encodes:
- a CDS encoding alanine racemase is translated as LTYRAASPVTIATLPLGYADGVHRLLSNRMRVLIGGVSCPQVGRVCMDQLMVEVPRGVEVKRGDEAVLVGAQGGESITMDEVAELAETINYEMACAFSMRLERR